One stretch of Acropora muricata isolate sample 2 chromosome 12, ASM3666990v1, whole genome shotgun sequence DNA includes these proteins:
- the LOC136892856 gene encoding uncharacterized protein has protein sequence MSRPHFGNYCKNQGVVTRISHGHAKNCPWRECVCALCMRTRNRNLYRRSLNKRSHEPAGPSSDMAVESSQSLASTSVANVLSAVNAIPPARTPTSCAAAKAAKSKRLHDEEKNEEMNIFVNSYIASLSEAEKKLPFLTNHARALKADAEHKKNVPLPVPSTSKTYRQPSQLMSTLQLQDMFPCIPYATLSQLYRDSAGNIEKMLDVLTVDQSKSDAESTSLPWSTVSSQTEEEEAGYFLSEDESGNQQRLHDIFPQHNNIINVVFSYFSFNFVNTVDFLINLSANASTGPLISFSSKPEDLPCLTTSSTNQLSSFLSSPTSHGSGRRPFWCPHCGHTCQISGEICFCPHCRHPLEGRPRL, from the exons ATGTCAAGGCCGCACTTTggcaattattgtaaaaatcaaGGGGTTGTGACCCGCATTTCACATGGCCATGCTAAGAACTGTCCTTGGCGTGAATGTGTGTGCGCTCTTTGTATGCGTACAAGAAATCGAAATTTGTATCGGCGGAGTCTCAACAAGAGGAGCCATGAACCGGCTGGCCCATCTTCTGACATGGCGGTGGAATCTAGTCAGAGTTTGGCTAGCACCAGTGTGGCTAATGTTCTCAGTGCAGTGAATGCCATACCTCCAGCTCGCACCCCAACTTCATGTGCTGCTGCCAAAGCTG CAAAGTCAAAACGTCTTcatgatgaagaaaaaaatgaagaaatgaatATATTTGTTAACAGCTACATTGCCTCTCTTTCGGAGGCAGAAAAAAAGCTTCCTTTCCTCACGAACCATGCAAGAGCCTTAAAGGCAGATGCAGAACACAAGAAGAAT GTGCCACTTCCAGTACCAAGTACTTCAAAAACGTACAGGCAGCCCTCACAGCTGATGTCTACTCTGCAGTTGCAGGATATGTTTCCCTGCATTCCCTATGCAACTTTGTCACAGTTGTATAGGGATTCGGCAGGAAACATAGAAAAGATGCTTGATGTACTTACTGTAGACCAGAGCAAGTCAGATGCAGAAAGCACTTCTTTGCCCTGGTCTACAGTAAGTAGCCagacagaagaagaagaagcaggaTATTTCTTGTCAGAAGATGAATCTGGCAACCAGCAACGCCTTCATGACATCTTCCCACAGCATAACAACATCataaatgttgtcttttcatatttttcatttaattttgtcaacacAGTTGATTTTCTTATTAATTTATCTGCCAATGCTTCTACTGGCCCCCTTATAAGTTTTTCTAGCAAACCAGAAGATCTTCCATGCCTTACTACCAGCAGCACCAATCAACTTTCCTCTTTTCTGTCATCGCCAACAAGTCATGGAAGTGGGAGaaggccattttggtgtccaCATTGTGGACACACTTGTCAGATTTCTGGTGAAATTTGCTTTTGTCCACATTGTAGACACCCATTGGAGGGTAGGCCTCGCCTTTGA